In Dioscorea cayenensis subsp. rotundata cultivar TDr96_F1 chromosome 11, TDr96_F1_v2_PseudoChromosome.rev07_lg8_w22 25.fasta, whole genome shotgun sequence, a single genomic region encodes these proteins:
- the LOC120271572 gene encoding LOW QUALITY PROTEIN: metacaspase-1-like (The sequence of the model RefSeq protein was modified relative to this genomic sequence to represent the inferred CDS: inserted 1 base in 1 codon; substituted 1 base at 1 genomic stop codon) — translation MAAFVAEIMQRSMPDALIGVAIIFAAAARYRSYWPILLSPLPLPLFVAVGNRCCPLPPSLTVIAAISFIPYKEKEKEASEEEHEQNEEKNLVTWGTDVPEDLILDQNTTHVADPRSVVPLHGPASSQGFVPSPSPYGAPRGPPSSAHGWKRAVICGISYRFFRHELKGCINDAKCIKHLINKFWFPELPIIMLTEEETDRNKIPTKHNIRMALFWLAQGCQLGNSLVFHYSGHGSQQRNYNGDEADGYDETLCPLDFETQGMIVDDEINATIVRPLPHDAKLHAIIDTCHSGTVLDLPYLRRIXRNGXYWWEDHHPRSSV, via the exons ATGGCTGCTTttgtggctgagataatgcaaCGAAGTATGCCTGATGCTCTCATTGGCGTCGCTATCATCTTTGCTGCTGCTGCTCGCTACCGAAGCTACTGGCCAATATTGCTGTCACCGTTACCTCTGCCTTTGTTTGTTGCTGTTGGTAACCGCTGCTGTCCGCTACCACCGTCGCTTACCGTCATTGCTGCCATTTCTTTCATACCgtataaagagaaagagaag GAAGCTTCAGAAGAGGAGCatgaacaaaatgaagaaaagaatctTGTCACTTGGGGTACTGATGTTCCTGAAGATTTGATTCTTGACCAAAA CACTACGCATGTCGCTGACCCACGCTCGGTGGTGCCATTGCATGGTCCGGCGTCCTCCCAAGGTTTCGTCCCTTCGCCATCACCATATGGAGCACCACGGGGGCCACCTTCGTCGGCACATGGCTGGAAGCGTGCGGTGATTTGTGGGATCTCGTATCGTTTCTTTCGCCACGAGCTCAAGGGATGCATTAATGATGCCAAGTGCATAAAGCATCTTATCAACAAGTTCTGGTTCCCAGAGTTGCCGATCATCATGCTCACTGAGGAGGAGACTGATCGGAATAAAATACCAACTAAGCACAACATAAGGATGGCACTTTTCTGGCTTGCACAAGGTTGTCAACTGGGGAATTCGTTGGTGTTTCACTACTCAGGCCATGGTTCACAACAGAGGAATTATAATGGCGATGAGGctgatggatatgatgaaacTCTTTGCCCACTGGACTTTGAAACTCAAGGGATGattgttgatgatgaaatcaatgcaaCTATTGTCAGACCACTACCTCATGATGCAAAGCTTCATGCCATTATAGATACTTGTCACAGTGGGACTGTTCTTGATCTTCCATACCTCCGCAGGA GTAGGAATGGGTAATATTGGTGGGAAGATCATCATCCACGATCCAGTGTTTGA